One Trichoplusia ni isolate ovarian cell line Hi5 chromosome 6, tn1, whole genome shotgun sequence DNA segment encodes these proteins:
- the LOC113494957 gene encoding 28S ribosomal protein S18c, mitochondrial: MSLIKTVLTRYVLPTSYRATAARFSSTDAKITTSNDEPVEMDNPYKKERRQCILCKLNITPDYKNYRLLSQFQSPYTGRIYGRHITGLCKSKQELVENEIRKAQNCAYMPYYYKDKVFLKDPKLFDPENPVRAHRF, from the exons ATGTCTTTGATAAAGACAGTCTTGACTCGTTATGTCT taCCAACCTCATATCGCGCGACAGCAGCGCGATTTTCGTCCACTGACGCAAAAATAACCACCAGTAATGACGAGCCAGTTGAAATGGACAATCCTTACAAGAAGGAACGTCGTCAGTGCATTCTGTGCAAGTTAAACATAACACCAGACTACAAGAACTACAGATTACTCTCCCAGTTCCAAAGCCCTTACACTGGTCGCATTTACGGCAGACACATCACTGGATTGTGTAAATCAAAGCAAGAACTGGTTGAAAATGAGATTAGAAAAGCTCAAAACTGTGCCTACATGCCTTACTATTATAAAGACAAGGTCTTCCTAAAGGATCCTAAACTGTTTGACCCTGAAAATCCTGTAAGAGCCCATAGGTTTTAG
- the LOC113494955 gene encoding gelsolin-related protein of 125 kDa-like translates to MKNVSSLKSNNTNSPKTPGGISKSLLTPCRRVGLSRNWRKSGPSPFISPVTSSVEAQEEKSEGRKRKERVLEDSNENLSITPNVARKETNDDQLCDTENTPSRNVEVPRRKKSKTLLTAINKSQEDIDNISEVTITNSKIENNIEISKVKEDLITEVVSTPVRTKSKKSKKQSPSSKRNSKEEKVKLKQKLPDNSLQATDILHGKPVEIEEPIYKIKEKSPNDLRKECIVVIQRKIFKKIEYNENDEQNSKSSKNKSEKSSSQALFDSDSDDLPLNQISNKDMEKSDTGYKQNENINKTKINKEDEDDDFIDKEKPKKVIVVPKAKSPKIQKTKSSKTKVEKAKEKPKPLSQSSCDEDDDFDNKKTIIVRKTYDKVVKPSKAKSTGSITQNDIDELRARIEAKKKLLLAKSINPDTEELRTLIKKWQKGCQDALIELLDLMKTKFHDKQDMDYSEMLKTLKIPPLLVGYDSKNDCFNTPDDASIILGQFND, encoded by the coding sequence ATGAAGAATGTGTCGTctttgaaatcaaataatacaaattctCCGAAGACTCCGGGTGGCATTAGTAAATCGTTGCTAACTCCATGTCGAAGAGTTGGTCTATCTCGAAACTGGAGAAAAAGTGGTCCTTCGCCTTTTATTTCGCCTGTGACTAGCAGCGTAGAGGCACAGGAAGAAAAATCTGAAGGCAGAAAGCGAAAAGAGCGGGTTTTGGAAGATAGCAACGAGAATTTGTCGATTACCCCTAATGTTGCAAGGAAAGAAACAAATGATGACCAACTATGTGATACTGAAAACACGCCATCTAGAAACGTCGAGGTACCGCGAAGAAAGAAATCTAAAACGCTATTAACAGCTATAAATAAGTCACAGGAAGATATTGATAACATTTCAGAGGTTACTATTACTAATagcaaaatagaaaacaatattgaaatctCAAAAGTAAAAGAAGACCTAATCACTGAGGTAGTTTCAACGCCTGTGCgaactaaatctaaaaaaagtAAGAAGCAATCTCCTTCATCTAAACGTAACTCTAAAGaggaaaaagtaaaattaaaacaaaaacttcctGATAATTCATTACAAGCTACTGATATTTTACATGGTAAACCTGTAGAAATAGAAGaacctatttacaaaattaaagaaaaaagccCAAATGATCTAAGAAAAGAATGTATTGTTGTTATTCAAAGAAagatatttaagaaaattgaGTACAATGAAAATGATGAGCAAAACTCGAAatctagtaaaaataaaagtgagaAATCATCCTCACAGGCATTGTTTGACTCTGATTCggatgatttgcctttaaaccAGATCAGTAACAAAGATATGGAGAAATCTGATACTGGATACAAAcagaatgaaaatataaataaaactaaaataaataaggagGATGAGGATGATGACTTCATAGACAAAGAGAAACCAAAGAAAGTGATAGTAGTACCAAAAGCAAAATCTCCTaaaatccaaaaaacaaaaagttccAAGACTAAAGTAgaaaaggctaaagaaaaacctAAGCCATTATCACAGAGCTCAtgtgatgaagatgatgattttGATAACAAGAAGACAATTATAGTCCGCAAAACTTATGATAAAGTTGTCAAACCATCAAAAGCTAAATCAACGGGGTCCATTACACAAAATGATATAGATGAACTTCGAGCTAGGATTGAAGCTAAAAAGAAACTCCTTTTAGCTAAGTCCATAAATCCAGATACTGAAGAATTAAggacattaataaaaaaatggcaaaagGGTTGCCAGGATGCTTTAATAGAACTTCTAGATCTTATGAAAACCAAGTTTCATGATAAACAGGATATGGACTATTCAGAAATGTTgaagacattaaaaataccCCCTTTATTAGTTGGTTATGATTcaaaaaatgattgttttaataCTCCCGATGATGCTTCTATCATATTAGGGCAGTTCAATGATTAG
- the LOC113494956 gene encoding succinate dehydrogenase [ubiquinone] iron-sulfur subunit, mitochondrial: protein MPLLRLTTGTFGQLRTFATSQALGKRVKTFAVYRWNPDEPDKKPYTQNYEVDLDDCAPMVLDALLKIKNEIDPTLTFRRSCREGVCGSCAMNIDGVNTLACISHIDTNLSKPSKIYPLPHMYVVKDLVPDLTNFYRQYQSIEPWLQRDKEAVKGKETQLLQDVEDRAKLDGLYECVLCACCSTSCPSYWWNGDKYLGPAVLMQAYRWIIDSRDDATDKRLSKLKDTYSVYRCHTIMNCTRTCPKGLNPGRAIAQIKTLLSGIVKKQPPIMDPAGLDKQAAHN, encoded by the coding sequence atgCCGCTGCTAAGATTGACAACGGGTACTTTCGGGCAGCTACGCACATTCGCAACGTCACAGGCCCTTGGAAAGAGAGTGAAGACCTTCGCTGTGTACCGTTGGAACCCTGATGAGCCCGACAAGAAGCCCTACACCCAGAACTATGAGGTTGACCTGGACGACTGTGCGCCCATGGTCCTCGACGCCCTGCTGAAAATCAAGAATGAGATTGACCCGACGCTGACGTTCAGACGCTCCTGTCGCGAGGGTGTGTGCGGATCATGCGCGATGAACATCGATGGTGTAAACACGCTCGCGTGCATCAGCCACATAGACACTAATCTTTCCAAGCCTTCAAAGATCTACCCGTTGCCGCATATGTACGTCGTGAAGGATCTCGTGCCGGACCTCACTAACTTCTACCGCCAGTACCAGTCCATCGAGCCGTGGCTGCAGCGCGACAAGGAAGCCGTCAAAGGTAAGGAGACCCAGCTGCTGCAGGATGTGGAGGACCGCGCCAAGCTGGACGGGCTCTACGAGTGCGTGCTGTGCGCGTGCTGCTCCACCTCGTGCCCCTCCTACTGGTGGAACGGTGACAAGTACCTCGGCCCCGCCGTGCTGATGCAGGCTTACAGATGGATCATCGATTCTCGTGACGACGCCACTGACAAGCGTCTGTCAAAGCTTAAGGACACATACTCTGTGTACCGCTGTCATACCATCATGAACTGCACAAGAACATGCCCCAAAGGCTTGAACCCTGGCCGTGCTATTGCCCAAATCAAAACTCTGCTATCCGGTATTGTTAAGAAGCAGCCCCCAATCATGGACCCTGCAGGTCTGGACAAGCAGGCCGCCCACAACTAG